A window of the Fibrobacter sp. genome harbors these coding sequences:
- a CDS encoding ATPase, translating to MGYIIAMIGLGLMVGLAGIGSAIGTSIVGSATLGMFKKKPEAFGSGMVLTAVPGTQGLYGFVGFFLYNGLVNPELSLFQGAVVLGAGLAIGIACMLSGIYQGRVCANGVEAIGQGHNVFGNTMILAAFPEFYAILSLIAAILMQALMKL from the coding sequence ATGGGATATATAATTGCAATGATCGGGCTGGGCTTGATGGTCGGACTTGCTGGAATTGGTTCGGCTATTGGAACATCAATAGTGGGTTCTGCAACTCTGGGGATGTTCAAGAAGAAACCTGAAGCTTTTGGAAGCGGTATGGTTCTTACTGCTGTTCCAGGTACACAGGGCCTCTACGGGTTCGTAGGATTTTTCCTTTACAATGGCCTGGTCAATCCTGAATTGTCTCTTTTTCAGGGTGCGGTTGTCCTTGGCGCCGGTCTGGCGATAGGTATCGCCTGTATGCTGTCCGGGATCTACCAGGGCAGAGTATGTGCCAATGGTGTCGAGGCTATCGGACAGGGACACAATGTTTTCGGAAACACCATGATTCTGGCGGCGTTCCCTGAATTCTACGCGATTCTTTCGCTTATCGCCGCTATCCTGATGCAGGCTTTGATGAAGCTGTAA
- a CDS encoding nuclear transport factor 2 family protein produces the protein MNQYEVEVFNTVGSFLGAYAGKDINTCLSYIATGMPLLIMGTNDDEIITSYDEIRDAFEADISVMENVSWGEVRYSYVKAENSLGSVLVELPINFTNQGTESSVLFRYALTLVRQGNEWKICAFLTSVPYESGAGS, from the coding sequence ATGAACCAGTATGAAGTAGAAGTGTTTAATACCGTTGGATCTTTTCTGGGAGCTTATGCAGGTAAGGACATCAATACATGCCTCTCCTATATCGCTACAGGGATGCCACTGCTTATAATGGGTACCAATGATGATGAAATCATCACATCCTATGATGAAATCAGGGATGCTTTTGAGGCGGATATTTCTGTGATGGAGAACGTTTCCTGGGGCGAGGTGCGCTACAGCTATGTAAAGGCGGAAAACTCCCTTGGGAGTGTTCTTGTTGAACTTCCTATTAATTTCACAAACCAGGGAACAGAAAGCAGTGTGCTTTTCCGTTATGCTCTCACTCTGGTACGGCAGGGAAATGAATGGAAAATCTGTGCCTTTTTGACTAGTGTTCCCTATGAGAGTGGAGCCGGATCCTGA